The nucleotide window TCATGCACAATGCCATGACCATAAACATACAAGGGAACTCaattattatgaattaaaatTTACAGATTACTTGAAATCGACCATCTCTCAACACAAGCACTTTAAAGCTCTTAATCCTTCTCATTCAAATAAAGTTCTTACTTTTAGTACATCAAATCATTTCTTGTTTAATGCAGTCAAACTTAGTTTTGCCCACAAGAAATTATACTAGTAGATACAATTCTTTGAAATGGTTTGTCCATTGCTTTATATCAAATTCCATTTTTCATGATCCACTGTGCGAGTATTACATTTCCAGATGACAAAAACCATTTCAGCCAGCTCATCCATGCTATACTTATAAATGAGAATCAAGACAGTTAGCACCAAAGGTTGCTCAAAAGATCTCCATTCCTTCAACTAATGTTGAAATTTAACACATGCATTACTCTAGAGCACATTAGCAACTATAAATTTGAAGAATAATTCTGTTAGTGGTCCAAATTATTTGTGGCAGATGTCATAACCAACCCAGAGATTTGAGTAGCTCTTGCATTTGATCACTAATGGCTTCATCTTAAGATCAAGATAATGGCAGCAATAGCACTTAGTAGTGGGACATGTATTAAAATGTAAAAATCAATGTACTGTTcagtttttatttaatttttcacaTCTtaagtaataaataatatagCCACAGTGTAGTTAATTTCTTTTTATTAGGCATATTCAGACATAATACCAATGATATCATTGCTTCAAGGAACATATGTTTGATCCACATAGAAGTTCTCTTGATTACAATAGCAAATTGTGGCTCCAAAAATTTGGTAAGTACAAAAAAATGTAAGAATGCTATCTCTCCGGGTACATAATACGAGAAAGTTATTGATTGCTTTTATTATTAAATTGTTTTCTTGAGCCGCTTGATATGAAAATATGTCAGAAAAAACATAATTCATCTAGGTACCAGGTTAAGTGAGGACTTCCATTTTAATGCCTATATTTTACCATAAAAAATGAAACATTGGCAATGGCAAGGACATTACTTATCTACTTATTCTTTACCAGTTCTCGACTCTCATCTTTCCTTTTGCAATGCTTGACACGAATGTGATTCTTCAATATCCAACCTTTTGGAAGCATAGTTTCTTGGCTCCATTTGTGAATCTTTCCTGTTAATTTAACAGTTTTGCCTAACTGGTATATCCTATAGCTTTAAGTAACCCACATTGTTGACCCTAACAACACCCCATAACGCACACAACAACTCTCTTTTGTCAACTTTATTCTCTTTTTTAGTTTCCAGTTGCACAAAACAGAAAAAGACAATAGCTACTGTCAAGAAACAGTTGAGGTATCATGTTGTGCTGTACAACAAGTTCTATCTTACATATACTAGCAAAGAGTCTTCACTGATATCTCATAAACTGGTGATGTAATCATCCCATTAACATACAAAAATCCTGCCACATGAGGACACCTTAAGAAATCCAGAAcatatcaggtcattaatgatatGCTATGAAGTATGAACAATGAGTAAAACAGAGAAACTTGTACTATTGAATTAAGACAAGGACAAAACCTGGCATGTTTGCAACCTCGCTTCCATTCCATCAATATATGCTTCACAGCGAGCAATctgttcttccttctccctttttTCTCCTTCAGTTTGTCCAACAGTTTGTGTTAAACGCCGCACTTCATCTTCCAGTGATTGCCTGACTTCCTCTCTTGTCACTGTCTCTGTGGCATATCGCTTTAATTCTTCATCAAATCTTTTACGTGCAGCTTCTGCACTTTTCAATCGTTCAGCCAAGGCATTTTTCTCCTTGACTACTCTCTGCATTGGTTATAAGGTCAAATTAATTGCTGATACCAACTAGAACCATTGCCTAGTTATTGGTTGTACAATACACATTACAGAAAACATATAACAAGATAATTCTTATGAAGAAGAAATGCAAGGAATTGATAaccatcacaatgtcacattgacATGAAAGATAATGGTATTTATTAGTAACTTATGCAAGAATTCAGAccaaataaataacaataatgtgATTGTTATAACtgccatattgaaataaaataatacaaatatcaATCATGTAATTTAATAGGACTTCCGACCATgaactataatattccataactaAAAAGTTACAGTTCATTGTCTGTGTAAAACAAAAACCGAACAGAGAATCTTTCGTTAAATAACATTGTGATACTCTCAGTTAACATAAAAAAGCACTGTAGAAGAAAGTTTTATTCAGAATATATGTTAtctaaaactaaagaaaaatcaaattctACAGACACATGAAAGATCCAGAACCATAAAGCATAATGAAGCTGGCACccaaaaaagggaaaataatatTGAAGAAACCAAGAATAATGAGCAAGCATGTCAATTGAGACCCACCCATACTTGCAAGTACAATATGCAACACATGCATAAACAAATATATACACAGCCATAACTCAGATTGTTAGCCTGAATCCCTTCACCACCACTTCTGTTAATTTGAGAAGGAAAGATTTGCCATATAGTCTATTAATGAAGCATTGCTTCATCACTAATACAACAACAATTAAAATTACATCACCTGATAAAGATAAAGAAATCCTTAGGCAGTGTGTTCTCTAATAAAAACTTCTAGTTGgtttaaacaaaagaaaaaaaaccctAATATAAAGCTTCTCAAATTTTTCAATAACAGTCACCTAGTAACCAACCAATTAGAACACaaataaaaagttcaaaatcctAGTTGTTGTAATTTTGCAAAAAATCCAAAATAGTTTATGCCCAAGGTCCAAAACAGCATTGTCTACATACATACTGCTACTTTGTTCAAAAAATTTCAAAATTTGgaggaagaaagcaaaaaattgtcaCAACTTGCATGAGATATGTCCAATGGATGTCACAATGCATGGTTATGTTGAGTCATAAAATGCTTCTTAAATGACAATCAGAAAAACTAATGCTTCTAAATAACTAGCAAAACATGTTTTACATATGAAATGACAAGTCAAATTACAATTGGTCAAATGAAAGCATTCAGAAAGGATGTAAAATATCTTTTGTTCCAATCAAGCATACACTACCTTCAATTCATCGCGCTTCCGAGTTTTCAACTGCGAAAGTTGTGTCTCTGCGTCATGAAGGCGGTCCTGAAGGCCTCTCCTGTCAGCAGAGAGCTTTGCAATTTCCTCATCTTTCTCTGATCGAAGCCATTCCAACTGATTCTCGACGTCAAGTATCTGCTCAGTTAGTTCCTTCCTTTCGCGAGCAAACTGCTCCATCTCAGATTTTAACTCAGCctgccattcaagaaaataaccaACTAAATAATTAGAGGGCAATGATATAAGGGTACAGTTTAATGTAGCCCAGCAACTCAAACAAGAAGGTAGGGACCTTAAGACGGTTTGTAGTTGCCTCAGATTCATTTAGCCTTTGGGACAAAGCAGCTTTTTCATGAGCAAAATTTGCAATTTCCTCTTGTCTTTCCTCTCTAAAACGAATATTTTCATCCTCGACGGCACATATCTGGTGCCAAAGATTTGCACGATCAACCTGAGAAACTTCAGCAACCTCACGTAATATGTTCAAAACTGGTCTAGCTATTCCATCTTCCTCCCTAACAAGAAATACCAAAACATCCATATCTATATCAACTACGCGGCAACTATTGGACACATTAGTTGCTCGTTCTACAAGCCCCTTCAACATCCTAAATCTGTAATGCTCCTCCGCATATATTTTGAACATGATGGCATAAAGCATCCTCACAAAGTCCTGGACTCTGGTATCCCTAGAAAGAGATAACACTTCACCAAGAGAAAGAACTGATGTGAAATCATCTTCTTGGACAGACAATGAATCAATATTTTCATCTAACAGGGCTTGCCTGTTTTGTGAATCATCCACAATAGATGTAGATTTAATGTTCAACCTTTGAGAATGGCGCCTTTCTAATACCAAAGCAACTGATTGCAGCCCAATGGCCCCTCGAATTAAAGCTCTTTCAAAGACCTGTGAAActtcaacaaataatccaggtATGGATAACATCTCTACTAAAATATAAACATCAGCGTGATTGTGACATCCATGCACAACCTGATCTTTCCCCACATGCATCCCACCAGGAGAAACCCCATTTGTACCATCAGCATAAGTACCACAAGATATCGTGCAATTACCATCAAGTTCACTATCAGAGTCAATATCATTAATAATGGCTTCAGCCACATCTGCGCAAGTATGGAGTATTTTTGTCAGAATATGCAGAACACATTGAGGAACTTCAGTACCAAGACTCTTTAGTCTCAAACGAAAAGCTCTGACCTATAGGCGGGGCAAAAGAAATCAGAAAGACAGAAAGGTCAAAAACCAGTCTTGAAATATACAATGTATGAAAATTAATTCAGGTCATCCAGAAACTTCAAACATACAGCTTGAGGAAGATGCTGGCACTGTGATGCAGCTTTGAAAACAAAACTCATTGTTGCTACAAGGGGCTCGTCACTGGAATCAGTCAACAACTCAAAAGCCTGATATAGGATGCGTTCCCATACCTCACTTCCAAACTCCAACTGTCCCAGAGCACCAAAAACCTTAAAGGCAGATAAAATAGTATTAGGCACCATATATTAACAGCATAACAcagcaattcatgcatataaagatTAAAATTCTTCCAAGAAACTACTAACACAAGGTTTGTATGTTATATGTGGTACATCCAGGAATAAATAGCATAAAATATAACATAGAATGAAATACCTGTAATCGCAACGAAGGCTCAGCATCTGGCTTTTGAAGGCAATCTAAGAGTGCACAAGCTGCAAGAGAATGTTCTGAAGGATCAGTCAATTTGGGTATAAGGGCAATTAAATCAGGCTGAAGATGTTTTGGAGCTTTGTCAAGCACAAGAATAATCTTCTGGATTGTCTGAGGCCGCCTTTTAGGTTCGGGGCATCCTTGTGGCACAGCACTATCCAGGGCTCTCAATGAATTGATAATTAATCCCAAAAGTTCCTCAGATTGTTCAGGCCATTTTGTCTAAAAAACAATTATTTGTAGAGCATTAAGTGAAGGATAATATCAAATTCAAAGATGATCAGAATGTTAGGGCTAGAATATACACAGTACCTTTGGAGCTCGAACAAAACCATCATCTGATGGTTCATCCCTAGCAGAAGTCTGAGGAGGAAAAATGTGCTGCTCCTGGTTAGTTTTCCGTACAATCTCACCTGTGTTCAGTTGTGAGCTCTGTACCGCATAGGTGTGGCTGATTTCTTCTACTCCAGGTTCCAGTCTCTGGTACATATCACATCTTGCATACTCTGTTGATACTTCACTATCACCACTGTGTTCCGGTGGAGTGTTAGCTCCATTTGATCCAGGAGAAGTTTTGGAGCTTGTTTCAGAAGAATCATACCCTGTTCTTCCTTCTGATGTTTGACAACACTCCACCATTATATCTAGGAGTAAGTCGATGATAGCTTGTTGCAAGACTTTAACCCCCATCAACAAATTCATCAAGCTTGGAGAATTTGCATCACCCTTTAAAGAATCTTTCTTGCCACAGATACCTGAAGACAGTTTAGTAGGAAGAAGCAAGCGCTTGACTTTAGCAGGGTCATCAAGATAAACACGCAGACCAGTCAGAAATCCAGCAATTGCACCAGCATCAATTAGAAGCTTTTCTCTTAAAGTAACCTGGGGTTGAGAGGGGTTATCTCCATAAGTCAAATGGAAACCTGCTCGTGAGAGAAGGTTTCTGAACATGTCTTCTTCATCTCCACTGATACCTTCACTATCCTCAGACTCAATAAGTTCATCTGGGTCTGTCGACAATGCATCCTGCTCATCTTCCGAAGCAAAAACCTGACAACAAAGACATCAGAAACCCAAGCTTGCTGACACAAGTATACCAACAAGATGAGCTCATTTACTTGCTCTATTCAAGGAAAATTTGGCAGGCAGAAGAAaacatgtcaaatatcaaaaaaccTGAACTGTTACATGTAACTGATGCAAATGAGCATAGATAATATGCATTATGCTAGCTACCAGTAAACCTGGCATACATATATTAGAAACACAGAAGATGGATACATAGGCGCTAAAAGAAATCTGCATTTCATTTCACACAGCTTGACATCATAAACAGATCTTACAGAGAGGAAACATTAACATCTAACACACAATTTATTTAACCAAGAGAGGCATAGAGTAAACAGACTGATTTTACAAATAAGCTATTATAGCCACATCGAGGTTATTAGCTAAACAAATTGTAGCATATTTTCTTTCCTTAATTGTAATGATGGAATTAGTGACAGAGTGACACTCTATCCACCTTCAGCAGATTATGAAATTGAACATTTCAGTCCCTGATATTTGTGCTAGCATCACCAGTCACCAACATTCTCAACAGCAGACTAaaagctttctaaaaattgaaacTTAGCTATTGCTTAAATAAGACTCTAATGCAGATCCTTCTTTAATTTTATTCAAATCAAGTCATGCCTCTTTATAAAGGAAAGCAACAACAACATCAAACTACATCTTCATTGTGGAAAGGTCTGGTAAGAAGCAAATATCAATAACTACGTCTTGAATATTGTGGTTCACCATAGCAGCCAGAACATACTAGTACATTCTGGTACTGGTACACAactatactgtaaaacttgcttGAGTTCTAAAATCAAACTAATATCCAAATTTTGTTGTAGCTTACTGGCCAATATTTTTCCCAGTACCACGCCCATTGGTTCATGCTGATCCGATAtggttctggcttctcaatattgacCAAAAAAATACAATACAGTTAAAAGAAAATCATTAATACAAGATTGTGATGCATGAAAGGGTAATGATCATAAATACCACCTAGAGACATTACCAGCAAAACAATAGAAAACTCCTGATGTTAAAGTTATCTGACAAAAAGTAATATTAACCATCCTTCCCAGATGTACACAAAATCATGTGATTTCATTTGCATGCTTTTTTCTCAGCCTAGGAATTTACCACAATGCATTCAGAAATAATGGAGTTGTTTGTTACCTAATAATCAGATAAGCTGAAGTCAATCAGGTCATTGAAAAATTAGTTTGgcagaacaacaacaacaacaaggcaTCTCAATTTCATGAGTTATTATTTCTAGTAGAGTTTCTTAGGCCATAGTCTATGTCTCATATCGTTGCAGAATGAGAAATTAACAACTGTGATATATTCCTATATCAGTGACAAATGATCAAAGTGGTCTGAACGTATATGGCAAGACTTGCAAGGGGAGCTCCGAAGGAGGATGGAATGTAGAAATAGGTGAAAAGAACAAGGAGAATAAGAAAGCAAAGTTGTACTTATATCTTCATGAGATAATTAGATATTAATCTACCagataaaaaaatctcaaaatgcccaaaaacaaaaaacaaattttCTAAAACTCATGTTCATCTAATTGTCATATAAAACATCAGCATGGTTTTGACAACCACCAGACGTCTAATGATGATAGAAAGAATCAATTTACAAATTTAGGTTTGACAATGGATAATAGTAAACAGGCTCCATGTAACATAATACAGAAGTATTTCCTGAATTTATCTTACCTCAAGATCTGAAAACTCAAACCAGGGGCAGCAATCTAGGATCTCACAAATGAATACCACAGTGTCACGGACGAGAAATCCTGCATCTGATTCCATCAAATCAGATACCTTCATAAACTGCAACACTGAATTGTTCCAAGTTTTTGTGCAGATTGAAGATTCCTTCCAAACAGTTTTTGCAGGATTTTTCTGGTTGACAACAGCCATTCTGTACCGTACCCATAAGTTTTTGTCAGGATCAGACCCAGAAGACTGATCACTCTCCAGGTATATACAAATCATATCAAATGACTCATAGACACCTGCAATGTAGCCAAAGTAAATGTAACATATATAAATTCTATAATGAAAGCAAGTATATCAAtataaaaaatttagtaaatcTAGATCCTTAATGTACCTATTCGGAGCTCACAACCCCCAGCTTGAAAGAATTTGCTGAATATCTTGCGTGTTTCCATAATCTCCTTGAAGGACAAAAAATTTTCCACCCTCCACGTGAATGATCCTCTCTTTGAAATAGCATCAATTTGAGAAGCTGAACACATCATAGCTAACTCAGGTTCCGTATCATTAAATTCTTGCATTATAGAAGTCTCCTTCAATATTAAAACCTCAGCTGAGAAAATTACAGTGTCCTGAACAAGAAACCCAGAATCCTGATCAAAGAGACTAGTCAAAGTCACAAACTCACGCCAGCCCCAATCTTTTGCAGCCTTCGAATATCGATTTTGTGACTCCTTTGTAACAGATTTCTCCTCCATTTTCTGATTTACAACAGACAATCGATGACTTACAAAGCAACTCCAATCACTTGCTGTGTTGCGGGAATCTGTGACTTCCAGGAATACAGAGAGGTGGCATGGTGGTTGAGACTGCCCTGGTGCCCATCTCAaatgtaagagaaaaaaaaaggtgaaCTCGATCAGTATGTTTATTTCATCACTTACCTCAATTAATGAATTACAAACATTCCAATTGGCATGTGACTAAAAAACTACGATCCACGTGACTGCATTTTTATACTACTGAAGGGTATCTCTTTGAAAGTTCATCCTACTGTCTAGTTGCTTCAATCAAAAAAGGTCACTACAGAAAAACAAACTGGCCATAAAGATTCGGTATTAGCAATGAAACTACGTAATTTGTACCTAAGTCTCAAGAATAGCATCAAACTTAGAATACCTTGCAGctaaatgataaatattaaaGAAAAAGCAATTCTGCACAATCAAGGTATATAAGATTCACCTCTGAATGTGAGAATAATCCGTGAACTGAATCTCAGTTCCCCAAGAGGATTGAAGTATTCCACAAAGGAATACTTGAAGGATTTGTTACAGCTTCGTcaatcaaatcccactctcaagacTAAGATGATTATGATGAGCTTACCCCTGGGATAAACAATAAGGCGACAGTCTCGGTTGCCAATCTGGAACCTCCTACTCTTAATACAGAGCCCTGTAATCTTGCGCTTCTTAAGCAGGTCCTTGAGCCTCGTGAAGTTCTCGATCCTCCATGTGAACTTGCCAAAGTGCCCATCCGATTTCCTTGCTGCCCCCCTCCCCCCGCTGCTGCCCAGTAAAGGTCCAGAGTTCTTCGTGAAGTTGCTCGATTCCCTGATCACATGGAAGGACGTGCTAAAGACGGTAGTGTCATCGACAAGGAACCCAGCGTCTGGCCCCACGAAGTCCTCCATGCGCATGTAGTCGTTCCACCCGAGGCTGGTGTTGTCGCCACCCTTGTTGTCGGCAGCGAATCGGCCGTAGGAGTCACGGTGCATGTGGTTCGACCCGGGCCGCTGGTTCAGCACCGACATCCGGAAGAGGCACCAGCAGCTGCGCTCGGGGACAGGGGCCGCAGGGCTGGCGGTGGCGGCCGCGGCTGTCTTCTCGGTGTCCTTGCTCTCGAGGCACATGGAGAGGTGGTCGACCCCGGCAACGGAGCTCTGGTACACGCTGATCCTGAGGTTGCAATCGCCGGCGGGGAACACAGGGCTCATGATCTTCTGCGTCTTGATCATCTCCCGGAAGAGGCTGAAGTTGTGCACCTTCCAAGTGAACTTGCCCCCGAGGACATCGGCCGGGGGCGGCTGGGGCTCGTGGTCGCGGCTGAACGCGACGGTCTCGTGGAGCAGAAGGATGTCAGCGGTGACAAGGAGGGAGTCGGAGGGCGGGAGTAGGAAACCGGATCTCGGGTCGAGGACGGCGGAGAAGGGGGCGAAGTCGCACCAGCCATGGGACTTCTTCTTGGAGGAGAAGCGGTGCCAGGAGTCGCGGGCGACGGACTTGGCGTCATCGAGGTGATTGGAGACGGAAAGGCGGTAACTGGCGAAGCAGTCCCACTTGTTGccgccggaggaggaggaggagccgcgGGGGTCGACGATCTGGAGGTAGAGGGAGAGGTAGCCCGGGAGGGCCTGCGAGTCGCCGCGCGGGTACACCAGCAGGCGGCAGTCGTAGCCGGCCACCTCGAAGTATCGGCTCCACACGGCGCGCGCCTTCGCGCGGGGGAAGTGCGGGACCGCCCACCGGCACACGGCCGAGTGGTATCCCCGCCGCTCCACCGTAACTGCATCCTGCCCTCCCACACCTGCGCCGGGGCCGCCCGGGTCCCGGGAGGGAGGAACTAGCGCCGCCGCGGGCTCCTCGGCCGCCGCGATGCTCCCGCCCCCCAAGGGCGACGCGGCCGCCGCAGGCCGCGGCTCCAAGGACGGGCCCGAGAGGCCGCCTCCCGATGACGACGTCGACATCGAGTCGGCGAGATTGTCAGCCGCCGCCTTCATCGGATCGATCGAACAAACGATCTTATTGTTCCGTTTGCGGGTTTCAATTGAATCCATGAATTCAATATGTGTTCGATTGCGGGGTTTCGGGCATTTGGGGGCAGGAaacaagaagaagcagaagaagaagaagagaggggttGTCTGCGTGCGCGTGTGTATGTGGGCGAGGCTATTTGGGGGGAGGGCAGTGAGAGGGGTCGTGAGCGCCGTAGGATATGATGCCACAGCCTCTCTCGCTTCATTGTCCTAATCTTCATATTATCTCAATttaaatgtatgtatgtacacaTATACGTACGTATATCTATGTTGCATAATATACATACGAAGTAAATGCTATAGTACTACTCCAAAGCAATCTTGATAACACAGATTACAACAACCAACGGTGGTGTTAATAGCACTTACGAAGCGAATTATACTCTAATAGAATTTCCATTAATGACTTAAAGCACTCATCCTAAATGTGGTTAGGTAACATGAATGGAATGCATGTGTCTTACTACCTCAGTGCTCTCTTGTGTTGTTGGTATGTTTGTGGCATCAAAACACATCACATTTATATGTTACCTATCTTCATGTTTATGTTTTTGTTAATATGGTATCATATCATAATACTAAATCGACTTAATAACTGATCTTAACTTAGTTTCAAATAATTTAAGTTAATATGGTCTAACTTGATCATGCCTCCATGGATTACTCCCAACTCTCACTAATATAGAGGCCAGCCACTGAACCCTTGACCATCATGCCTCCATGGATTACTCCTTGAGCATATGTTATTATAGGAATGGCATTGAATTGCTTGTATCAGCTAAGCACTGTGAAGTCTAAGAAAGGAAGCCCCACTTGCAACAGGAACAAAGATTATATCAATCCCACTTACTGACCAAAAAGATTATATTTCATACACTGACCATCATTCTTGAAAGTAGAGATTGGAACAAGGAATTGTTAGACCAGCATAGGACAAGTAGATCTGAAAACTATTGGTTGATGACTACATTAGCCCAACTCCAATGAGGTACAGGGTTGAGCCATTAACAGTATCTTCACCTTTATTTTATGTCTTTAGTGATCTAGAAGATATTTATAGAGAGGACCTAATCATTGTATAACTAGAAAGATAAATTAGAGAGGAGTGCAGCTTCACTTCTACATCATGAAGACTGTATTTAAAGGGAATTCCACACTGGTAATGGAGGAAAACAATGATACTGTTCTTAAAGATACATTTAGAAAACAATGGACAAAACATGGTCTCTTGTTTGTTCACTATGTTCACAGATGGGGTTGTTCTCACTAGATGTGTGGGTTCATAATTGTGATAGTTTGACATTAAGTGGCTGGTTGAACAGAAACTTctaatgatgatttgatgaacATTTGGACTTGTTAGAAACAAGAAAACACAAAATAGAATTAGCAGTTGGAGGCAAATTCAAATTAAGGTCACATAAGGTGGGAATTGATATCCACATCAGATTTCCATCAGATTAAAGGATAGTTAATTCCATAAATATACAAGGATGAACTCTATGCCAGACTGATTTTATGCAGTTAGAAGAGCTTGAACTGAGTTCATTtacaacaagaaaagaaaaaagggtaACTATGTACAATGGCGGAAACCCTAGGTGCTCTTATCAATAGAAGATTTCTCCAGAATTTCAAAGTCAGAAGAATCCTCGACCGCTTGCCAATCACTCGATTCCTCATCTGAAGACATCTTCAGTTTTGGCATTTTTCGAGTAGCCATGTTTTTCTCTCCAGCAGAAGCATGCTTCCTCCTAAAGGAGTGCGATGCACACACCTGCTCTTCTGTCAAGAGCGAATCCATGTACTTCTCCATCACAAAAAGATTGCCCTGGCTGGTGTCCCTTGGTGAAATATCATCAGGTCCAAGTTTCATCGTGCCAATGGAAGTGTCTACTGCGCTGGTTACCTCGGACCACCGATCAATGCTTTGCTGAGATCTCATCATGGTGATTAATGCATCTTCCCAGGATTCATTATCTTCTTGCTGGATACCGCCAAGTTTCTCACTCAGCAATGAAGGTAAGCTCTCTGAATCTTGGTTCTCAGATTTAGTTGGTCTGTTGCATGGCTCCTTTGCCATTCTGCGCAATGAGTCCACAATCTGCCAAGAGACTAATAAGATAATGAGAAGGAAATGTGTCAACAAGCACAAAGCTGATCAGTTAATTTTGAAAAGATATGTCTCTTTCGATTAATTTTGTAGCTAAAAAAAGTTTTGACTTAAACCATTTGAAAAAACAAAGCAGGCAGTAAGAGCTTCCTGAAGAAGTTCGAGAATTCGCAGCATTCACTGCATAGGAAACAAGTCAAGGTCAGGAGAGGAGCAAGTGGTTGCTTTATCCATGC belongs to Musa acuminata AAA Group cultivar baxijiao chromosome BXJ3-5, Cavendish_Baxijiao_AAA, whole genome shotgun sequence and includes:
- the LOC103985411 gene encoding uncharacterized protein LOC103985411 isoform X1 produces the protein MDSIETRKRNNKIVCSIDPMKAAADNLADSMSTSSSGGGLSGPSLEPRPAAAASPLGGGSIAAAEEPAAALVPPSRDPGGPGAGVGGQDAVTVERRGYHSAVCRWAVPHFPRAKARAVWSRYFEVAGYDCRLLVYPRGDSQALPGYLSLYLQIVDPRGSSSSSGGNKWDCFASYRLSVSNHLDDAKSVARDSWHRFSSKKKSHGWCDFAPFSAVLDPRSGFLLPPSDSLLVTADILLLHETVAFSRDHEPQPPPADVLGGKFTWKVHNFSLFREMIKTQKIMSPVFPAGDCNLRISVYQSSVAGVDHLSMCLESKDTEKTAAAATASPAAPVPERSCWCLFRMSVLNQRPGSNHMHRDSYGRFAADNKGGDNTSLGWNDYMRMEDFVGPDAGFLVDDTTVFSTSFHVIRESSNFTKNSGPLLGSSGGRGAARKSDGHFGKFTWRIENFTRLKDLLKKRKITGLCIKSRRFQIGNRDCRLIVYPRGQSQPPCHLSVFLEVTDSRNTASDWSCFVSHRLSVVNQKMEEKSVTKESQNRYSKAAKDWGWREFVTLTSLFDQDSGFLVQDTVIFSAEVLILKETSIMQEFNDTEPELAMMCSASQIDAISKRGSFTWRVENFLSFKEIMETRKIFSKFFQAGGCELRIGVYESFDMICIYLESDQSSGSDPDKNLWVRYRMAVVNQKNPAKTVWKESSICTKTWNNSVLQFMKVSDLMESDAGFLVRDTVVFICEILDCCPWFEFSDLEVFASEDEQDALSTDPDELIESEDSEGISGDEEDMFRNLLSRAGFHLTYGDNPSQPQVTLREKLLIDAGAIAGFLTGLRVYLDDPAKVKRLLLPTKLSSGICGKKDSLKGDANSPSLMNLLMGVKVLQQAIIDLLLDIMVECCQTSEGRTGYDSSETSSKTSPGSNGANTPPEHSGDSEVSTEYARCDMYQRLEPGVEEISHTYAVQSSQLNTGEIVRKTNQEQHIFPPQTSARDEPSDDGFVRAPKTKWPEQSEELLGLIINSLRALDSAVPQGCPEPKRRPQTIQKIILVLDKAPKHLQPDLIALIPKLTDPSEHSLAACALLDCLQKPDAEPSLRLQVFGALGQLEFGSEVWERILYQAFELLTDSSDEPLVATMSFVFKAASQCQHLPQAVRAFRLRLKSLGTEVPQCVLHILTKILHTCADVAEAIINDIDSDSELDGNCTISCGTYADGTNGVSPGGMHVGKDQVVHGCHNHADVYILVEMLSIPGLFVEVSQVFERALIRGAIGLQSVALVLERRHSQRLNIKSTSIVDDSQNRQALLDENIDSLSVQEDDFTSVLSLGEVLSLSRDTRVQDFVRMLYAIMFKIYAEEHYRFRMLKGLVERATNVSNSCRVVDIDMDVLVFLVREEDGIARPVLNILREVAEVSQVDRANLWHQICAVEDENIRFREERQEEIANFAHEKAALSQRLNESEATTNRLKAELKSEMEQFARERKELTEQILDVENQLEWLRSEKDEEIAKLSADRRGLQDRLHDAETQLSQLKTRKRDELKRVVKEKNALAERLKSAEAARKRFDEELKRYATETVTREEVRQSLEDEVRRLTQTVGQTEGEKREKEEQIARCEAYIDGMEARLQTCQQYIHTLEASLQEEMSRHAPLYGAGLEALSMNELETLARIHEEGLRQIHAIQQMKSSSNSLVGGHSLPQVHGLYSSAPPMAVGMPPSIIPNGGGIHGNGHMNGAVGPWFSPT
- the LOC103985411 gene encoding uncharacterized protein LOC103985411 isoform X2; this encodes MDSIETRKRNNKIVCSIDPMKAAADNLADSMSTSSSGGGLSGPSLEPRPAAAASPLGGGSIAAAEEPAAALVPPSRDPGGPGAGVGGQDAVTVERRGYHSAVCRWAVPHFPRAKARAVWSRYFEVAGYDCRLLVYPRGDSQALPGYLSLYLQIVDPRGSSSSSGGNKWDCFASYRLSVSNHLDDAKSVARDSWHRFSSKKKSHGWCDFAPFSAVLDPRSGFLLPPSDSLLVTADILLLHETVAFSRDHEPQPPPADVLGGKFTWKVHNFSLFREMIKTQKIMSPVFPAGDCNLRISVYQSSVAGVDHLSMCLESKDTEKTAAAATASPAAPVPERSCWCLFRMSVLNQRPGSNHMHRDSYGRFAADNKGGDNTSLGWNDYMRMEDFVGPDAGFLVDDTTVFSTSFHVIRESSNFTKNSGPLLGSSGGRGAARKSDGHFGKFTWRIENFTRLKDLLKKRKITGLCIKSRRFQIGNRDCRLIVYPRGQSQPPCHLSVFLEVTDSRNTASDWSCFVSHRLSVVNQKMEEKSVTKESQNRYSKAAKDWGWREFVTLTSLFDQDSGFLVQDTVIFSAEVLILKETSIMQEFNDTEPELAMMCSASQIDAISKRGSFTWRVENFLSFKEIMETRKIFSKFFQAGGCELRIGVYESFDMICIYLESDQSSGSDPDKNLWVRYRMAVVNQKNPAKTVWKESSICTKTWNNSVLQFMKVSDLMESDAGFLVRDTVVFICEILDCCPWFEFSDLEVFASEDEQDALSTDPDELIESEDSEGISGDEEDMFRNLLSRAGFHLTYGDNPSQPQVTLREKLLIDAGAIAGFLTGLRVYLDDPAKVKRLLLPTKLSSGICGKKDSLKGDANSPSLMNLLMGVKVLQQAIIDLLLDIMVECCQTSEGRTGYDSSETSSKTSPGSNGANTPPEHSGDSEVSTEYARCDMYQRLEPGVEEISHTYAVQSSQLNTGEIVRKTNQEQHIFPPQTSARDEPSDDGFVRAPKTKWPEQSEELLGLIINSLRALDSAVPQGCPEPKRRPQTIQKIILVLDKAPKHLQPDLIALIPKLTDPSEHSLAACALLDCLQKPDAEPSLRLQVFGALGQLEFGSEVWERILYQAFELLTDSSDEPLVATMSFVFKAASQCQHLPQAMWLKPLLMILTLIVNLMVIARYLVVLMLMVQMGFLLVGCMWGKIRLCMDVTITLMFIF